ACCTCAGTTTTACCTTTCACTAAATCATTCCATTGAATTTTATTTTGGGATAATTTAAATCTCCAGTAAGGTCTCTTGCCAGACAATATTTGTGTTTCAATTTCTTCCTTAGTTAAATTTAAGGCTTCTCTGTCATAAATAGGCGGCTTACCTGCTTTTAATTGTAATTTTTTTTTTATTTCAAGATCCTCATTAGACTCAAAACAAGGATAGACTATTTTTTTAGAAATGAGTTGATCAAAGATTTGATTATAACGATCAACTCTTTTACTTTGAAAGAAAGTTTCATCATAATCTATGTTTAACCATTTTAAATCTGATGCTATAGAGAGAACAAACTCTTCCTTACTTCTTTCTTGATCGGTATCATCGTATCTAAGAATAAATTTACCATTATTTTTTTTGGCATAAATCCAATTCAAAAAACATGATCTTAGGTTTCCTAAATGGAGATTTCCAGTTGGACTAGGTGCAAATCTTGTAGTTATCATTTTAATTTTTTAAGTAGATACTCTCTAGATACCTTTACTCTGGGTGTTTTTCCATATTTAATTATATCTGCAGTAGCGTAAGTCTCAGACCATTTTTCTGGCAAATAACTACCTGTTCCAATTATATCTATAGGTGTCTTGGCTAAAGCCATAGCTTTACATTTGTCATTTGTAAAACCACTCGAGGCAATAATCTTTACCTTTTTAAAACCAAACTTATCAAGCTGGGATCTAAGATGCCATATTGCTGAAGCTGAAACACCTGGTCCTACAAGATGTTTCAGTTCATCATCCGAACGATATTCCTTAATTGATCCCGGTGCAAACTTTTCAAGCACTTCATAGGACTTTGCCGTATCCAATCCCTCAATATATCTTCCACTTGGTGTATCTAATCTAATAAATACTTTTCCTTTTTTAGATAAATTATCAAAGTAATTACATACTTGAATTGAGTCAGTAATTTCTTTTCCAAAATAATCTGGCAGTACTACTAAATCATTTTTCGGAAAAGTTTGATGAAACATTTTTACCGCCTCTAATGTTGAACCTGCATAACCAATTATCGCATGAGGCATGGTTCCTAAAGCTTTATTTGAGGGAAAATAATGAGAAGTTGCAGCTATAGAGGTACCCACAAAACCAAGTGATTTATTTTTTTTTGCAGCCTTTGAACCAACAGAAGCAGCATAAGACATTAATTCAGACATTTCAGAACCGGCACAATGTCTTGCATCCATAGCTATAAAAGAAGTTTTTGGAAGATCAATACACATTTGATAAGCATTTGCAGCCGCTATGCAAGCGGGACCAATCTTTTGTAAAAAAAGAGTTTCAAGATCAACTATATGCTGAAATGATCCTTTGATATAAAGAATTGGTTCTCCGGCACCAAAATATTCACCCTCTTTGAATGGTGTATTGGTTTGAATTTTTATTTTTCTATCCTTAGCTACTGATTTTATCCAATCAATTGCTAACTTCAAAGCTACTATGCCTGGTCTTCTGATGAAAACAGCATAAGTAACATCTACGTCCCCATATTTTTTTATTATCTGTTTAGATTTTAGAAAATAATTATCGGTGTAGGATTTAATAAAATCTTTCTTAGTTTTGTTATTCATATTGAATAAAAAAACTACAGGGTATCACCGTTGGATAGTAAATCTGCTAATAAAAATGATAACTCTAGTGATTGATTTACGTTAAGTCTTGGATCACAGAAAGTATGATATCTATCTCCCAAATTTTCATCTTTGATGTCTTCAGGTCCTCCAACGCACTCTGTAACATTTAGGCCTGTGAGTTCCAAGTGTACACCACCAGGTATGCTTCCTTGAGACTGATGAATCTCAAAGAATGATTTAATTTCACTTAAAATATTATCTGTTGCTCTAGTCTTATATCCAGAATTACTAGTTGAAGTATTTCCATGCATTGGATCACAAACCCAAGTTAAATTAAGACCTAATTTATCAATTTCTTTTAGTAAGTTTGGAAAGGTTGACTGAATTTTTTCAGCGCCCATTCTGACTATCAAGGTTAATCTGCCTCCCTCATTTTCAGGATTAAGAATCTCAATATTTTTCTGTAAATCATCAATGTTTGTAGATGGGCCAACTTTTAAACCGAGAGGATTTTTAATCCCACTTAGATAATGTATATGGGCCCCATCTGGGTCTCTAGTTCTGTCACCTACCCAAAGAAAATGTGAATTTACATTGTACCAGTCACCAGTTGTACTATCTATTCGTGTAAAAGCCTCTTCATAGGGTAAAAGTAAAGCTTCATGGCTTGTATAAAAATCAGTCTCACGAAGTTCTCGAGTATTATTTTCATTAATTCCACAAGCATTCATAAAATTGATACTTTCTTCAATTTTTTGAGAAATTAACTTATATTTTTGAGTTGACTCAAAATTACTCGCAAAATCTAAATTCCATTTATTTAACTGAGTTAAACTTGCAAAACCACCTTGCGCAAAAGCTCTTAATAAGTTCAAAGTCGAAGCCGAATGATTGTAA
The window above is part of the alpha proteobacterium HIMB59 genome. Proteins encoded here:
- a CDS encoding quinolinate phosphoribosyltransferase family protein (PFAM: Quinolinate phosphoribosyl transferase, N-terminal domain), with amino-acid sequence MNNKTKKDFIKSYTDNYFLKSKQIIKKYGDVDVTYAVFIRRPGIVALKLAIDWIKSVAKDRKIKIQTNTPFKEGEYFGAGEPILYIKGSFQHIVDLETLFLQKIGPACIAAANAYQMCIDLPKTSFIAMDARHCAGSEMSELMSYAASVGSKAAKKNKSLGFVGTSIAATSHYFPSNKALGTMPHAIIGYAGSTLEAVKMFHQTFPKNDLVVLPDYFGKEITDSIQVCNYFDNLSKKGKVFIRLDTPSGRYIEGLDTAKSYEVLEKFAPGSIKEYRSDDELKHLVGPGVSASAIWHLRSQLDKFGFKKVKIIASSGFTNDKCKAMALAKTPIDIIGTGSYLPEKWSETYATADIIKYGKTPRVKVSREYLLKKLK
- a CDS encoding class II DAHP synthetase family protein (PFAM: Class-II DAHP synthetase family~TIGRFAM: 3-deoxy-7-phosphoheptulonate synthase, class II~IMG reference gene:2504109669_SP), whose amino-acid sequence is MKWTKNSWRSYEAKQMPTYSDEKKLNGVLDNLSSMPPLIFAGETRSLKSQIHQVQKGEAFYLQGGDCAESFSELNPNTIRDTFKLLLQMSVVLTFATNTPVVKLGRIGGQFAKPRSSDFEEKDGLKLPSYRGDIINSFEFTKESREPDPQRMMQAYNHSASTLNLLRAFAQGGFASLTQLNKWNLDFASNFESTQKYKLISQKIEESINFMNACGINENNTRELRETDFYTSHEALLLPYEEAFTRIDSTTGDWYNVNSHFLWVGDRTRDPDGAHIHYLSGIKNPLGLKVGPSTNIDDLQKNIEILNPENEGGRLTLIVRMGAEKIQSTFPNLLKEIDKLGLNLTWVCDPMHGNTSTSNSGYKTRATDNILSEIKSFFEIHQSQGSIPGGVHLELTGLNVTECVGGPEDIKDENLGDRYHTFCDPRLNVNQSLELSFLLADLLSNGDTL